Below is a genomic region from Zea mays cultivar B73 chromosome 9, Zm-B73-REFERENCE-NAM-5.0, whole genome shotgun sequence.
tgctatgactaatgtggttgtcaagtgtatttcatgctaagtcatagattgaaagggaaatggaatattcggcgaagacaaggcttccactccactccatcgaattattcatccttcgctgtTACTCCGCacggctctccaatttggtataatcttcactcatatattgtttgccaaagggggagagaaagtaaaagggcttatatttcactcacaaagtatccgtttttggcgattcatgccaaagggggagaaagtattagcccaaagcaaaaagaccgTGCCACCACCAATTAAAAAAAGTAGTCTttctttgtattaaagaagttttttcaattggtatcttatttttgatataatttcaaattggtataacctttttcaaaattaatatccaaaaccctcttgaacaccaagaggagaatttcattaagggggagttttgttttgtcaaaggaaaagcatttgaaacagggggagaaaatttcaaatcttgaaaatgcttctttcaatcttattcatatatctttgactatttgcaaaatatgtttgaaaagaattttacaaagaatttgcaaaaacaaaactagtggtgcaagcgtggtccaacatgttaaaagaaataaagcaatccatgcatatcctatgaatgtataaattggttttaattctaagcaacctttgcacttacattatgcaaactagttcaattctgcacttatatatttgctttggtttgttttggcatcaatcaccaaaaagggggagattgaaagggaaatagggtcaaagcttttcctaaatgattttggtggttgaattggccaacacaaataattggactaactagtttgctctagattataacaggtgccaaaggttcaacacaaaccaataaaaagtccaagaaagggttcaaataaaaagagcaaaagacaaccgaagactgccctggtctggcgcaccggactgtccggtgcaccagggtggatcaactccaacttgctagcttcgggttttctaggagccactccgctataattcaccggactgtccggtgtgccaagcggagtaacggctacagcgccaacggtcgactgcaaaagtgtacagtgaacagtgaacaatgcgggctgcgcgcgcagagtcagagcaggcgccagatggcgcaacggacagtgaacaggacctgtccggtgcaccaccggactgtccggtggccccacatgtcagagctctaacggtcgaaccctaacggttgggtgacgtggctggcgcaccggactgtccggtgcgcccgtcgacaacagccttccccaacggccactttggtggttggggctataaataccccctaaccaccaacacttcaaggcatccaagttttcagccaacacaatcaatacaagagctagtgcattcaatacaagacacaaatagagtgaatcaaaatctcttcaagtcacaattccactcaaagcaatagtgactagaagagagagttttgccgtgttcttttgagctcttgcgcttggatcgcttttcttcttcctccattattgttctcaactcacttgtaatcaaagcaagagacaccaagttgtggtggtccttgtagtggactaagtgtcccatttgattgaaaagAAAAGCTCacacggtctaggtgaccgtttgagagagggaaagggttgaaagagacccggtctttgtgaccacctcaacggggagtaggtttgcaagaaccgaacctcggtaaaacaaatcaccgtgtcacactcttcatttgcttgtgatttgttttcgccctgtcTTTCAGACTCGACtttgtttctaacgctaaccccggcttgtagttgtgcttaaagtttataaatttcagatttgccaatttacccccctctaggcgactttcaagaagcCATACCGTTCGTTCGTTTAAATCTGATCTATTGATCTTTATCTGGATAACCGAGAGTAGCGGGAGACATAGAGGGCTCTCAGGCCGTTAATCCGGGATTTTACGGCCTTTGTTGCGTACCGGTTCATATCTAATCTGATCTGTTGAAGGGCGATCCAATGGCCAAGAATCACGCGTACCCCTTCGACGAACACAATAGCTAAAGAGCCCTTGATAAATACAAAAATAAACCCGCAGTCTATGTAGGTGTAAAGATTAATACATTTAGGTCCTAGATTTAATAGATTTGATCATAAACTATTCAATAACAGGAGTTGTCGTCCAGGGTTCTGAGAAaattataaaataaatatatagaaATGATTTTTGGTATAAAATTCATTCaataaacttagaaaattcatatcttaTTTTTAACTctaattttagtggttctcgaacctacggatCCATGACGACATATAGAATATTCTTATGATGTTTATTTCCatatttggtgtaatgttatttgtatttattatttacttatttttatgtattgctacgagtagaagcGATGTTATAAGGAATCTGAAGCCCAATTTTGGAGAAACACCTGAGCAGTTGGATTTGCCAATAAAAAGCAAGTTCTGTCCTTGATCACATTGTTTGACTTAATAATATTAACTTTTTATGTTCTCAACATGCAAGCACCGTTATGTTAAAGGGAACATATCTGGTGCAAACTAACCTCTCCGTGCAACCGTACAAACTTCTAAGCTGGACCACATGATGTTGATCCAATGGACACAGGGGCGTGGATAATTTTACACTTAACCACTCGCTGTAAATCACCTTTTTAAATCCCCCCTCCCACTCCCCCTTGCACGGAGTGGTTGGTTTGCACCAGATATGTTCCCTATGTtaaattgatgggacctaatagtttATCTAGTCTTGTTTATCCTACACCTTGTATACAAATGAATTACTAGGTAGTCTTTCTATTGCTTTACCTAGTTTTGGGATTCATGTTATATATAAAACTCCGAGAAGTCTAGAATAGATATCGTGTAATAAAACAGTGGCCTTATTGTGTTTTGATTAAACAAGAAATAGATCAAGTCTTCCTACTGCCTTCTGTAGCTGCTTAGGTTCAAGGCCATCAAAATTGTCAGTAACACAAACGATCCAGAAAGACTTCACTGCAAATTTCTCCTTGTCGTTCATACCTGTTTAAACTGTATATAGACTAAAAAAACCAAAAATTCTCTGTACAAAGCTGAATTTCCGATTGGACGAGGTCAAACGATCTCTGTTTAGGCTTTACATACTGCCAGACTGCCGCGACTGAAATAATATTGTACGATTATTTCCGTGCGCACGAGCGTACAAGGAGATCATAAAGAAATTACAGGATATAGAACCCCATCCATATATCTATATACAACAACTAGGTGTTAGTGCTACGACAAATCATTTAGGCTCGCAACAGTCTATGGAGCAGGAAACACTTCAATGGCTTCTCAAGGCGAGGACAAGGCTCAGGAGCAGAAAAGGCATGAGGAATATGATCATCCAAATCGAGCCGTGTGTATAAACGTTGTTTGGGCATGGGAGGGGCCTGAACTTCGACAGCTCCGCTAACAGATCTTCGTGATGCTGAAACAGAAGCGAGAGCTGCATTTCGAAGACGATGGAACCAGATGAATCACTAAGCCACAGATTCCTCTTCGACAAAAAATGAGAGGATCAGAGTCATGCTAACCTCGCTGTAAGCTTGCAGAGGGATTTGATCATTCCGGTTGAGCACATCGAGCAATGATATGTATAGCATGTAGTCACGTGCCTGCACCAGCAAAGAGACAGTCAAACACAAATCAGTCAACTATTACAGTATTACTTGATGCACAGCAGTAAAACAGGGTGCCCTACGATAGGTTTGGTTTCATATATCACGGGCGCTCTCCC
It encodes:
- the LOC100278162 gene encoding uncharacterized protein LOC100278162 isoform 2 (isoform 2 is encoded by transcript variant 2), with product MLYISLLDVLNRNDQIPLQAYSELSLLFQHHEDLLAELSKFRPLPCPNNVYTHGSIWMIIFLMPFLLLSLVLALRSH
- the LOC100278162 gene encoding uncharacterized protein isoform X1: MSKWEPVTFQESLSFVKKVKARDYMLYISLLDVLNRNDQIPLQAYSELSLLFQHHEDLLAELSKFRPLPCPNNVYTHGSIWMIIFLMPFLLLSLVLALRSH